A genomic window from Salvia miltiorrhiza cultivar Shanhuang (shh) chromosome 5, IMPLAD_Smil_shh, whole genome shotgun sequence includes:
- the LOC131026639 gene encoding zinc finger CCCH domain-containing protein 6-like isoform X1, which produces MGGSRKSKRITWAAEVNLCQVRLFSSAKPPSEVGIASRLGGCEADESLPPGFEDMKPKILKLPQKTFSKWRCPPRFEVNREWQVVSGEESKEIVCENQRERRVLEAIYPQPSAIPPNPRLPVNPQESIGGDHCIPLIPLTPIEDADAALAVADSNPMIPQPAVSSQCSDIAQAALAAVLSNVDRRNLIDTDLLIRILTSPNLVQQLLTTGHAAQETPPIISTQHVPTTETNAGGALLSAPQITKPELTTCCPPDVSSTQSPPCMAKDISYYKSLIQQHGASGGGPPRQSCGKSKRVMGATTQEYAKSREVLKSRACMYFNTPRGCRNGANCAYQHDVNMLSSSRKRMGCVREVVGAKRVKLGR; this is translated from the exons ATGGGGGGATCGCGGAAATCTAAAAGGATTACTTGGGCTGCAGAGGTTAATCTTTGTCAG GTGAGGCTGTTTTCATCAGCAAAACCTCCTTCAGAAGTAGGAATCGCGTCGCGATTGGGTGGTTGTGAAGCTGATGAGAGCTTGCCACCAGGCTTTGAAGATATGAAGCCTAAAATTCTCAAGTTGCCTCAAAAAACCTTCAGCAAATGGAGATGCCCTCCAAGA TTTGAAGTGAATAGGGAGTGGCAAGTGGTCTCTGGGGAAGAGAGCAAAGAGATTGTGTGTGAGAATCAACGCGAGAGGAGAGTGCTCGAAGCAATTTATCCCCAGCCCTCAGCAATTCCTCCCAA CCCTCGTCTGCCAGTGAATCCGCAAGAATCAATTGGTGGCGACCACTGCATTCCTCTGATTCCCCTCACTCCAATTGAAGATGCCGATGCTGCACTTGCAGTTGCAGATAGTAACCCGATGATCCCACAACCAGCTGTTTCCTCTCAATGCAGTGATATTGCACAGGCCGCCTTGGCAGCAGTCCTATCAAACGTAGATCGAAGAAACCTAATTGATACCGACTTGCTTATCAGAATCCTCACCAGCCCGAACCTGGTTCAGCAGCTGCTCACCACCGGCCACGCTGCACAGGAAACACCGCCCATCATCAGCACGCAGCACGTTCCAACTACGGAGACGAATGCAGGAGGGGCATTGCTCTCTGCTCCTCAAATTACCAAGCCGGAACTCACAACGTGTTGCCCTCCCGATGTGAGCTCAACACAATCCCCGCCATGTATGGCGAAGGACATAAGCTATTACAAGAGCCTGATTCAGCAGCACGGAGCAAGCGGGGGTGGGCCCCCGAGACAATCGTGTGGTAAATCGAAAAGGGTGATGGGAGCAACTACTCAAGAATATGCAAAATCTAGAGAGGTGTTGAAGTCAAGAGCTTGTATGTATTTTAATACCCCCAGGGGGTGCAGGAATGGGGCCAATTGTGCCTATCAGCATGATGTTAATATGTTGTCGTCGTCTCGAAAAAGGATGGGTTGTGTTAGGGAGGTTGTTGGTGCAAAGAGAGTTAAACTGGGAAGATAG